The genomic DNA TTAttttgtacccaaaaaaaaaactgtgtgTAGTAGGTAGAAGGGTATCTCGGGACataattgaaaaaaagtaaagtatCTGAAGCAGGTTACAATGTAGTGCAATTTTTGGCAACAAATGTGTAACGTTTAGGATAAACGGAGCCCATTGAATTTACATTGCAATCCCCACTCCATAGGAGGACAGCTCTGTTTGTGTTTTACTTTACTGCTGCTTAACATAATCTACTCTCAGGTACAGATCTCCGGACAGAAACAAATCTCAACCTTCCTTAAATTTGTATTTCGAGGAAAGAGATATTGCATAGTGGTAGTATTAGAGATAATGCATGAAGGAGAGGGGAAAAAAGCAAGAGATGTTGAGGCTTAATGTGCTAGAGGTGGCTGAACCGCTGCCAAAACAAGCATTTAGGGGTGGTGGACAACCCTTAGCCGCCTTTCACCTTGAGCAGGTGATCTGCCACCTCTATTGAAAGAATTGCAGGTCCATACAATTCTTAAGACTTGCATAGAATCTCAATctcatcaactttttttttttttttttttttttttctaatacgTCTAATCTCATCGACCTTAGTCGAAGGTGTGGCTAAGGTTTTCTGGTATATGTATAGACCCCACTtgatcatgtcaaaaaaaaatagaaagaagaagaaacagagaGGATGTAGGTTGGTTGTCATGAAAATCACCTGGGTGAATTAGTCGACCATGGCCATGGGGCATGGTTAGATAAAAAACCATTTGGTTGGGATTATGAGAACCCAGCCATGTTTCTTTGCGTGTGCTACATAAaatggtttctttttcttcttacttgACAAAATTCATTTTCAACTGGTTAGGTAATAAGCTGCGATATCATGactgtttttactttttccttcaattttttacttCACGACAATGAAAGAAGATTTTGGCTATTTcccattctttcttttctcgtGACAAGGAAGGTAATATAAATACATATGTCTACACCAATTATTGTTGGGTTGGTTGCAGTAAGCCTATTGATCTTATAGCCGACAACATCATACACCACACACACCAATATGATGACAAAACAAACGAAGAAAATTGGCATTATGTAGTGGGGACATTGTAATGTAATTTttactctaaatttttttataaatttattatttatgtgatGGTatcttaataataaaaaattaagcaataaaatttattaGATAAACACAAATAAGTGATGAATTGGATTATTttctttagaaagaaaaaatagtaaagTAAAGTAGCATGCCCAAGTTTTTAGAGAGTAGGGGGAAGAAGCATGTGGGCTTTAACTACCCCTACTACCTGTGACAAGTGGGAGGTTGAGCTGATGTTTGCCATGTTGTGGTTTTGACGACTCTTCTTCTGATGTTGTCCTCCATGGAAATAGCCGTTTGTCATGTGACTTGACGCACGTTCCGGTAAACTTCGTATGATTTTAACAAGACGCACGCATACACGTTGGGTTATTTGGTTAAGTCTTTAAGTTATCGATCTCATGTCTGCCTAGGATATTTTAAGAATTGCTTTTGAGTTCTAAACCAATGATATGCTACAAAGATTAATCTGGCTAGGATATTTTTTTATACCTTATTTGGATTTGTGAGAAGTATTCGGGTGCatttaggaggaaaaaaaagttCGAAAATTCtaatataagattaaaaactctagttttcttttttattgagTTGGAAAATTCATGTGAGATTTGGAATAAAAGTTTGTCCGGCTAGTAATACCTTGAGATTTGGTTTATGCCAATACGTGTCGAGCTGCTGTTGGTTTACGTCAAAATAGTCCCTGTCGGTTCCCACATTGGAACATTtccatcaaaattcaaaagaatggTCACGCAAAAGAAATGCCCAAACTTGGTAATGGAAGAAAATGCAAGGGAGACCCAAGTCGCCCAACTATGAATACGAAAGCTCTTCCCATAAAAACGTACACGACCTGAGCAGTCTCAACTCCTTATCTTCTTCCTCATAAACACCAATGGCGATAAGCTTCAAGCTCTTTCCCCTTCTTCTCTTGTTCTCATTAGGTAAAATTCTGCAAAAGCTTTAACTTTTAGCTAAtcaattcgttttttttttttttttaaatattttttatatttatgaaacGTTTATTTCATATTGCAGGCTCTATAGCTTCAACAACCGTGTTTACCATCAACAATCAATGCACCTACACAGTTTGGCCTGGTATTCTCTCGGGAAACGGACCGAACCTAGGGGGTGGTGGGTTCTCTTTGCAATCGGGGCAGTCAATCCGGCTCCAAGCCCAACCCGGATGGTCAGGGCGGTTATGGGCCAGAACTGGGTGCAACTTTGACCCTTCTGGCAATGGCACGTGCCTCACCGGCAACTGCGGTGGCTCGCTCAATTGCGTTGGCGGTGGCGAGACGCCAGTAACGCTAGCAGAGTTCACACTTGCTTCCGGCTCCACCGACAAGGACTTCTATGACGTGAGCCTGGTGGACGGGTACAACGTCGGAATGGGTGTAAAAGCTATCGGCGGAATAGGTGACTGCCAGTATGCTGGCTGCGTGGCGGACCTAAACGATGACTGCCCGAAGGAGTTGAGTGTCACGGACTCAAACTCGCACTCTGTGGTCGCGTGCAAGAGTGCGTGCGCGGCGTTCAACACAGCCGAGTTTTGCTGCACCGGAGATCATTCGACGCCGCAAACTTGCTCCCCCACGCAGTATTCAACGTTATTCAAGAATGCGTGTCCGACAGCGTATAGTTATGCCTACGATGATGCTTCGAGCACATGTACTTGTTCTGGGTCAAATTACTTGATCACTTTTTGCCCGACGGATCGTgatcattaaaaaatattaattgggGGAGATGACTTTCCAAGTGTTTCTTCGTTTATGATTTAATGATGGGGACAAGTATGTGTGGGTTTTAGGTTATTGTTGATTTTAGGTAgttatataaaacaaaatgatgCTATTCTTTGCCTTAGTATGGTTATTGCTCTTGCTTTGATTCAAAGTTTAGAGAATATTTGGCACCATGATTTTATAGACTAAATGTGTGtacgattttaaaggttaaactgtaattttaaatatcaaatttattaaatacttaattacatttttaaatatcatgttttcaaattttaaaattattatttttaatcgcACGATTTATAATAATTCTGTCCCTGATTGTAAAGATTCTTATATGGTATGAGGTTGGTTGATtaggtgaatatatatatatatatgaaacgcAAAACTTTGAGCTGCTTGGCGTGTGCCATAACCTAATGTGGTAGTTGGGTTAAACCACATTTACCTAACAACAAAAAAGTTAACCAAGATTTGGATGGGTTGCATCATGCATGTTCATTTTTGCCATTTACAATTGACTGCCAAAATATCACCCATAATCGATGATATCCAATGTTTTTAAGCAATTTTGTGTCTTGAATTGCCACCAAAATCAATCATCTCGAACAAAATTATTGGAAGAATTCatggtaaaaaattaatttaaatggagatttaaaataatattatagcAAAGGTGTTGAATTCGAACCATAACTCTACAATTTAACtcttatttgaattaaatatttttcatgttAAACTAAACTTCACTTGTTTGATGAGGAATTTGAGTACGCATGTGAAGAAGAGTTGCTTCAGATAAATTGCTTTAGAAGGGCTTTGAATTCGAACCCAAACCCTACTCGATCAGATTGAAGATTAAGATGAGTTGCTTCAGATATTATTCCAAAACATACTTTCAAAATATGAACATTGAATCTTATTCTTCTGGCCCCCAACCTAAAGGATTGATCCGCCTAGTCTAATGTTATCTTATTTCTATTTGTTACACTTTCTAttgaaaattattaacaatagATGTACGGAATTATTTTATTGGATCTAACGTTATCTGATGTATGCATGTCACATTTTTACATGTATATGTGAATcacatgttattttaaaaatgcaagtGAGAACTGAAAATATAAGGGAAAATCACATGTGTTTTGAACATATGTTAAACCCGATTggagaaaattcttctaatcgagtttaaaataaaattttgtccTATTCTATTAGTGTTAGGTACCTTGATcataaaattaggaaaaaatgtaaaattagtccatATAGTTTACTTGGTTTGCAATTAGCCCTTTggagtatcaaaatgaacttagaaATCCTtgaataatttagtccctacaacCAAATTCCGTCTACTGGTTTAAAAGATTCTGATAGCGTGAAacgttagagccaataaaattgtgacacataTCCTATTTAAGTAAGTGTTCCACTAACGGAATCGGTTAAATTAGTAGACATAATTTGACTGGAgtgactaaattatttttttagcataccttagggacctttgagtttattttgataccacgaagagttaattataaattaggTAAACTACAataattgattttgtatttttttttttttctaaaaattaatttggttTGCACCAGTACGTGGCGGGCTGCTGTTGGTTTACGTCACAAACAGTCCTGGACGGTTCCCACATTGGAACAAGAAATACTCCCAGCAAAAAGAATGCTCACCAAAAGAAAGGCCCAAATTTGGTAATGGAAGAAAATGCAGCATTCACCCAACTATAAATACGAAGCTCTTCCCATAATAACGTACACCAACCACTCTgaacttcttttcttcttcctcataaGCACCAATGGCGATAAGCTCGAAGCTTTTTCcccttcttctcttgctttcgtTAGGTAAAATCCATTCCAATGTCTACAAAACACTCTTAATTTTAGCTAATCACttgggtattttttatttatttttttattttataaataatttgacTTTTAGTTCAAATTGCAGGCTCCATAGCTTCAGCAGCCGTGTTTACCATTAACAATCAATGCATCTATACTGTTTGGCCTGGTATTTTCTCTCAAAATGGGCTGAACCTTGGGGGCGGCGGGTTCTCCTTGGCATCGGGGCAGTCGGTCCAGCTCACAGTTCAACCCGGATGGTCAGGGCGGTTATGGGCAAGAACTAGGTGCAACTTCAGCTCCTCAGGCAATGGCAGGTGCATCACTGGTGACTGTAGGGGCTCGCTCAGGTGTGCCCTTAGCGGTGAGCCACCAGCCACGCTAGCCGAGTTTACACTTTCCACCGACCCCAGGGACGGCATAGACTTCTATGATGTGAGCCTGGTGGATGGATACAACGTTGGAATGCTCATAGTACCTATTGGCGGAACCGGTGACTGCCAGTATGCAGGCTGCACGGCAGACCTGAATGGTGATTGCCCAAAGGAGTTACAGGTCACAGACTCGAACTCGGGCTCGGTGGTCGCGTGTAAAAGTGCATGCACGGCATTCAACACACCTGAGTTTTGCTGCACTGGAAATCATTCGATGCCGGAAACTTGCACCCCCACGCATTACTCGAGGGTGTTCAAGAATGCGTGTCCGAATGCGTATAGTTATGCCTATGATGATGCTTCGAGCATACATACTTGTTCCGGGTCCAATTACGTGATCACATTTTGCCCAACGGgtagcaatcattaaaaaatattgctAGAAGAATAATACACATAGGAAAATAATACAATACTTCTCATGCACCAAAAACAAGATTTGATGAAGTTGTTCTACATGCTTGAGCTCTTAAGCCTTCAACTTGTTATTCTCTGAGTGGTGGAGCACGCTACTTGAGTGATATCGACAATACACACAGTCTAAATGCTTCACCACACTcaagaaaatgatatatatatatatataaataataaagaagTCTCGTATCTTACATTTTTTGTAGTGCCCCAGCCTTTTAAACATCCAAACATTAAAATGCCTTCTAGTTTGTTTTTAATGTTATGAACATTACTCATTTGGGAGGTTGTACGCCTCCTAGGCTACCCATTGACAGACATCATATATTTTTACATCTCTCACTCGCACACAGTGGGCATGACCTATCAATGCATCTCTTTATCTATTTTCAATTATGTTTATTCTAACAAATATACTCTGACCACTAAGCACACCTATACAAAAATTGGGAGCACTATACCAAATATTGTAACTTGTAAGGATTAGCATAGCAAAACCCCTATAAGTGTCTCATTATGCCCCTGCTCATTTGGTTACATCAGATTAAACATCTCTAATCCATCTCTAAACATCTGAAGATCTCACTGTAATGCTTAACCTTCACAAAACATAATGCACCCATAGACTCAAGAAGCAACACAAATTGCAGGTAGTGAGTACAAACATAATATGGATAATATGGATGCATTACCATAAATTCTTCCATTCACCCTCATGCTATCAATTTTGGTCCAATTGCTTTCCCAACAATGCTGCTTTAAACTGCATCATGCATGGCCATACATATAATGCCCATCACATTTATTTtggtcaaataaataaataaatattgatggTGGAAATTGTTATCcctgaattatttttattttgtttcccaCATTTGCCGATTGACGTTGCTTTGcgatttaaataattttggaaTCATCTTTAATCCAGCTTTTCCTTCCCTTTTGCACAGAAATCTAATCAAGACAAGTTGCTtcggatctttttttttttggtcagtaGTTGCTTCGGATCTTACACGGGCCAGGATTTCGCATATTGTACGATTTTAGATATGCCAAAGAATACTCAAAATATGAACATTGAATCTTATTCTTCTGGCTCCAGTTTCTAAGCCTTGATTCTATCCCATTGTGTTCACAAATGCCCACCATTCAATCGTTATCAATGGAGAAATGCTGAAAAAAGTTGAAGCTAAAGCAGAGTATATGAAtcagaaaaaaagataaatgaagctttttcttTACTTTCAAGGCCTTCGGCCAAAGCTCTGTTCATTCAACAAAGccgtctttttctttttgcatttttttccccCCCAATTTCTCTACAAGTGGCTTTCAGCTTCGAAAGCCCAAACTCAGTAACCTACCCACCCAactttttctaaatatttttggGCCAAGCAGAATGAAACCTACATCTAAAGCCAGCGCATTACATGCCATTTTTCCTACAATAAACCCTAGAAAATTACAAGCCCatattggaaaaacaaaaaaacaaaataaaaagattaaacaaCCCCCACCCccctcaggaaaaaaaaaaaaccctaaagctGCCTACTTTTTACAGACATTCCTTTCCAGGAACTAttacttaaatagaaaatactCAGCATACGATCAAGCAAAGACAGTTTCATTTCACCAGAGCCCGTACACGGCCCCTCACCTTCCTCCTCACCACTGAAGAGGGTTTGATCTGAGCAGTCAAGTGAAGCTCCACATGCTAAATTATATGACTGGCATGCTGAATGGCATACCCGAAGCCTGTTGTCCCAGTCCTTATCGCACTTCTGGATCGAGATCTGGTGCCAATATGTTTTAGTCAGGTAGATACAGAGACCAATTATTGCATTCAAACAGCGTAAAAAACTAATATATCGGACGCCATATCAAGTTTCAATAGGCAAGTAATACCGTCATATGGGGAATAGAAATATATCATATGAAACCATCAAATCATTTATCAAGCTACAAACTAATGAAATGTCCAAAACAAGCCAATAATTTTTTCAAGAAGTAATTCTGAATATATGCTATGCATCCTGCATTACAGTAGCATCTACAGAGCATATGGATTGTGATCAGTGGGCTAAATAAGCATATAGGCAGGGGCgaaactaaaattttaggttaGGAGGCAAAACTAAAAAGCACATTTTTTGTGggtaataaataaattttagagtctatttcataaaaagaaatataattcaggggttttttaaattttttatggggACCACGTTGAAGGTGTGAGTGGGAGGATCTGCAAGACACCAACTACAGAGGATCTTGAGCCTACTCCTGACAACTAAATTCATATATTTGTAAGAATAGGCTCTTCTCTGGTTTATTTTATGGGTTGTTTTGTTGAGTGAAAGCTCTTTTTATATTGCTATAAAGATCTTCCATACCATGCAAAATCTCCATTATAacaaaaatccaataataaataGTAAAGTTGCTGGTGAGAGGGGGAAATGGGAGGAGGCCCCGATATACCATGCTTCGTGGAAACAATTGTATGAAGGGACAGGCAACTTACCCAGCATGCCAGGCGCTTAGCTGCTGCATCACAGTAGCTGCTGCCGAAGAAATTAAATAACTTCCTTGCACCACCTGGGAACAAACGGTGGTAGTTGGGCAAGACAACTACTTCTTCCAGTTGCTGCAGTATGCTTGGTTCACTGGGTGCACAGTGTTGCCCAGATATATCACTTTCCAGCACATTTTTGCAAACTAAAAGACTAGAGGAGAGCATGGAGCTGTTCTGGCATGTGTAGCCTGCATAGTCTGAACAACGGAATTCACACACTCCATTATCACAGACCCCTCCATGAAGGCTGCACTGTTCGTCGCAAATGGCTGCATATTATGCAAAAGAACAATTTTAACATATTACAAAATGAACTGCAATAAAATCATCACGTGCATGCAAGGATCAAACAAGGACTCCCTCATGTATATTGTGAAAAATGTTCCTGGAAGGCTGATCTAAACCCTTCACCTGGCATGTGTTTATCCAAATGAAAATTGCACCAATTGCACGTGAGTTGACTATGTGTCTATGCCTATACCTATAGTATAGCTGTCAGGATAAAGTTTAGACGCAAATCTAAAAGCTTTAGATTGAATTGAACTTCGAGAAGGGACCCATCACTAATAAGCTAAACATTCTTTAAAAGTCATCCTCTCAAAAGATCTGTGCATTACACATACTGGCTAATGTGGCACAAGAGCAGTTTCAAAATCAGTGGGATATAGTGGGTCTAATTTTTATCTGCAAAATTATCCAAATATGCTTTTTCTAGACAAGTCCTTAATATGTACAGCATTGCCCTCTGTATTTCCTTCCCCCATTAACACACAACATCTGTTTGAGAAAGAGTAACTTAAACATTAAGAACAAGAAAGCCACCAAAAAGTAGGTAGTATGTAGTTTCAccataattaaacaaataatcaGTCAAAAAAAACATAGAACAAATGAAAAGATGAAGTAAATAAAGGATATTCCTTTACCAGTGGAGCAGTCAACACCAGCGAACCCATTTTCACATTCACAAATGCCGTTAGAGAGGCATTTTCCATGTCCATTACAATCGGTGGGGCATGAGCctacaaaaaatatcaatttagaACTTATGCCAAATCAAAGATGAGTCAAAAGTGTTAAATTTCAGAAGCAAACTTATATTCTGTACACTGACTACAAAGTAggaaaagaggggaaaaaagcTCACGTTTACTACAGTCGTGACCATGAAACCCTAGAAAGCA from Corylus avellana chromosome ca6, CavTom2PMs-1.0 includes the following:
- the LOC132183856 gene encoding pathogenesis-related thaumatin-like protein 3.5 — its product is MAISSKLFPLLLLLSLGSIASAAVFTINNQCIYTVWPGIFSQNGLNLGGGGFSLASGQSVQLTVQPGWSGRLWARTRCNFSSSGNGRCITGDCRGSLRCALSGEPPATLAEFTLSTDPRDGIDFYDVSLVDGYNVGMLIVPIGGTGDCQYAGCTADLNGDCPKELQVTDSNSGSVVACKSACTAFNTPEFCCTGNHSMPETCTPTHYSRVFKNACPNAYSYAYDDASSIHTCSGSNYVITFCPTGSNH
- the LOC132184785 gene encoding pathogenesis-related thaumatin-like protein 3.5, translating into MAISFKLFPLLLLFSLGSIASTTVFTINNQCTYTVWPGILSGNGPNLGGGGFSLQSGQSIRLQAQPGWSGRLWARTGCNFDPSGNGTCLTGNCGGSLNCVGGGETPVTLAEFTLASGSTDKDFYDVSLVDGYNVGMGVKAIGGIGDCQYAGCVADLNDDCPKELSVTDSNSHSVVACKSACAAFNTAEFCCTGDHSTPQTCSPTQYSTLFKNACPTAYSYAYDDASSTCTCSGSNYLITFCPTDRDH